The genomic stretch TCGTCAAGGGTATTAATGTTAAATGGGGGTTTAAACATCCACACACAATGCTGACGCCACTCTCTTCTGCAAATTAAACTGAGGGACAGAGGCAGGTGATACAAACATATAGCCCCTCCATTCACCTCTCAGaaacacacatatgtacacacaAGCATGCAGGCCCTGCCATTCTCACCTGCCTCCCCCCGGATCCCAAAAATGACcaccataacccctacccagccctaaccttaatcataagtaagcaaacaaaatacaagacttttggcgcttttagttttttgattgcagtcacagatacttataaaattgaatttccccatGTGGGGGCCAAACAAATTGTCCCCACAGCGTCAGAATAGCTGattttcatcacattgtggagatatttgtcccccacaatgtaatgaatACCTGGAGcacgcatacagacacacacacgcgcacacacgcacgcacacgcacacgcacagatCCTCCACTACACCCCCGCAGCTCCACGGCCTCCTGCTCCACTTATTCATTTTTGCTGTCACTAACTAATGAAGCCATTAGCACACCTGCATAAATTATTACCaacacaagcccccccccccatgatgtGGACTGAATTAACACTAAAGCTTAGCACCAGACAGGCACCAATACATACCACAGGAAAAAAACTAAGATTCTCCCGTCCACTGGAAGGTTGACTCTGAGGGACAGTTAGGTATAAATCATACGAATGGCCCCCACCTATAGATTTGTAAATTATGATACTTATTAAATGGAGACATCTCTTGTACCCTTACCATGTTTTGCACAGAACTGATACTGAAGTACTGCGTTTAAAAGATATACTTGCTCTATGCTTTACTGTACCCTTACTAACCTCGCCTGCACAAATAGTGTGTCTCTGCTTTGTTGTAAACGGATCGACTGTCTGCACCTCAGTTTCTGCTGATTCTGGTCATTCTGTTGTTTCACCTGATCAGTGACTTTCCCCAGGGCAATTCCCAGCCTCCCCTGGATCCAAATAATATTTATCCGATGCCCAGCATCTGGACTATTTCTTATGCAATTACATATTTCTGATATTTCCTGTCTGAAATCTCGTCCTTACAAGAGGCTATTTTCTGGACTATGGCCCTTCCGTATATTGCAGGAATTTCTCTTCACAAAATACAAGCAAAatggtttaatttaatttttaagatTACCAAGGTGTAACTTAAGGGGAAAACACACCAATCACTAATCAATCACAAATTGTCAAAATGGAATGTAAACAAGAAGCAGTGAAATTACTGCAGCCGTCAAGCTGTCTGTAATGATAAATTACATCGTGTGGCAGGAAAAAAGATGCAGAATGTGCAAATATGAAACTGATGGCCTTTGAAGCTGCCCAGGATGAGTTAGGGGTGTCCAAACTGATACAACCAGGAGCAGTGATAATGAGTTTCTGCCTGGTAATTTTTGCTGTAGTCGTCCAATGTAAATTGTCATTTTTAATACTGAAAAGAAAGCCTTGCGATCATCCCGTCCAGACATGCAATGTTAAAACCTACTGCTGATCCTCAGGCTGTGTCTGTGCAGCATAAAACTTCTATATAGCTATGAAAAAATGTGACTCAAGGCCAGGAGCTGAAGAGGTTTTTAATAAAAAAGGTATGAATAAAAGGCTTTTTCCATATTTATGTTATAAACTATAACTACCAGTCTGTGTCTTTGTAGGATGCTGCCCAGATGGTCAACCATTTCCTGGACACCTTTTCCTCTTTCCAATGTCCAATAGATAATATCCAGCCACCAGGCAGGTAACTCCAGTAGCCAATATCCAATCACCAGGCAGGTAACTCCAGTAGCCAATATCCAATCACCTGGCAGGTAACTCCAGTAGCCAATATCCAGTCACTAGGCAGGCACATCCAATAGCCAATATCCAATCACCAGGCAGGTGCTCAATCAAGCACACACTTTAATACAGTGACACATAAATTATCACTGCAAGACAAGTTCTGCCCACTTTTTCTCAACGTTAATTCACAAGCCCTAATCTTCATCTTATTTCACCTCTTAACGAGCCTAGGTGCAAAATGGCCAAGAGCGTCCTCTCTCATATGAGCTCCTCAGGGGGCTGAGTCAGTGTGTCTGGTCATGGGGAGACGAGCAGCTGACATCACCAATCCAGTGACAGAGTTAGGTGTACCACTGGCGGAGGGGCGGGGCTGGAAGATGGGGGGCAGTGAAAAAGTTGGTGGGATGTTGCCACAGAAATGGGGCCCCCTTTGCAGTGTGGGGGTGCAGACATCCCCTGGACTCCAAGCGCTGACCTCCCTAAAGAAAAGGAAACACCTTGGCCAATCTGAGAACACCACCAGCCAACAAGGTGGAGGTGATGTCACAGAAGCTATGGTGACCTCACTATTGAGGATTTCCCATGAGTCAGAAGTTGATGCCACTAGGGAATCCTCACAGAATACAGCTAATAGCATCACGCAAGGTGCAGTAAATGCAGATGGAGGAGGTGGAGTCTACTGCCATCGGATGATCAAGGTGAATGCTGCACAATCAGGAGGACCATCGAGCTGCCAGCTGAAATGCAATAGAAGCTCCCGGTACACTAACGGTAGCATTGTTGCATCAGAAGCAGTCGGTGGAGTGATCTCTGATGCCGATGAAGGGGTGGAGCCAGTGCCTAGTACACCCGTACAACAGGACAGGGGGCGGGGCACAAAAGATTGGCAGGCCAGTCCTCGGCCCTGCCCCCTCGCTCCCCGGCTGTGCGCTAAGTGTGGCCGACGGCAGACCCCCGCCTCGACCTGCATGTCTCCAACCTGCCGTAGGAGGACTGCCCTGCTGAAATCAAGTGGGGGAGTCCCCCTGACACACCCAACACCCAAATCATCTAGTCCACCTTCCCCGACACACACATATCCAAAACCATCTAGTTCCACCCCACCATCACAAAGACCAACAACCCAATCTACCACACAGGCTCCGCCCACTCACACACTCTTTAAGCAAGCCATCCCTGCCCCCCAGAATCCCACTGACTTGCAACCTAGTACACCTCTTCCTTCTACATACACACTCCCCACACCCACAACCCCATTCACCCCAAACAAAACCCCTGACTCAGAAGCTCCAGCAGAACCTTCGATTGCTTCAAGCCACCAAGTGGACCCAGCTCTGCTGTTCCCAGATACCCACAACCATCACGTTCCTCTGTCAACACcgacaatcccacaatgcaacgGCATTTCCGGGGGGCTCCACAGTCGGCTGCAAAGCGTGGAAGAGAATCTACTCTACAACCAGGAGAAGATAAAGGTCCTGCTCAACGTCATTCAGGACCTTGAGAAAAACAAGGCTCTAAGTGAAGGGTAGGTGGCAAAGATGGCCAAGCAAAGTGTGCGTGGGCCCACATATTGTTTATGGTATGTCATCTAGCTGTCTGAAAAAAGTCGCAACAGCAATGTCAATGCACCATGGTCATCCAACAATATAAATGGTCTTCGTAACTACAAACATAGTTGTGTCGTCAATCAAAGCTTTGGTGTATATCACCCTCTTTCAGGGTGCTTTGATTTCACTACACAGttcattttcttttgttgttttaccGTTCAGTGGGCACAGCTGTAACTCCTCGAAAGACACAGCGACAGAGGCGGGAATACATGTGCTCATTCCTAAACACTCCATCACTTCATCTTTTGTCTAACTCTCACTATATATGGATGCCACCAGACACTTAGTCACTCACTGGACCACATCTGGAAAATCAGTTACTCAGTGAAACATTAAGGTTTATTGCATTGAATGAATTTGGAAAAAGCGCAAATCATACCAGATGGACTTCAGTGTACAAACAAGGATAGTTCTGAACTCATATTTTCTCATATTTTTAACCAACCCATACTGTCTCTATGGCGTGTTTCCTACATAACAGCCATTTGGGAAACCCACAAATTTAGGCCACTGTAATCAATGAAATGTGTAACtgatacttaaaaataaaaaaaacaactataataaataaataaataaataaatatgagagTATGACTGAAACATAATTTTCTCAGCAGATTTGAACTTGCTGTAACCTTTTTTTATGACATGCTAGTTGCATTTTAACAATGTTTTCAAACTGCCCAAAATATATGACAACAAGCCAGCCTATGTGTAGCCTCTAGTTTTATTCTCCAGTGTTTAATTTAGACTACAATACATTACTTAaagatatattttattataatgtatGCACAAAGTAAATGAAAGTCTTTGTGAAATACCTAGGGGCAGGGTCAAAGATCAGTATATTTTAACAGCAGTTAAATCATTCATTTACTCATGAAGGTTTAAACTGGATGCTGTGCCCGGGGTTGCGACATCTCACATTGTTTCCGGGTCCGATAACGGTCAGGAGACTGACCATAACCCGCAGTAGCGTAGGTGTGAGGCTATGCATTGTTAGATGGAAGCAACGGCTGTGCTgggtgtcatgtgacacaccTGCATTCACCCTCCCCAGAATACACCTCCCACAACAAACCCACAACTACTTCTCTCCACGGCACCTCCATTCCACAGTCCCCATGGTAAcggcagcccccacccccggtGCGGCTCGTCCTTGTTTTTAGCTTGATCTTAGTGAGAATTCTACTCCTTCTCCGTTCCTTCACTCTCTCTTCCGCTTTCTCTCTACGTCTATCTCAGCCGCAAGCCTAAAAAGCATTCTCTCCCCCTTGCCTCCCTCTCTTCCCCATCCCACCGGCCCCGTCTCCCTCCTTCCCACTCCCCCTCTGTTCCATCTCCATCCTGttttcttcctctctcccttATTTACATCCTTTCCTTCACTGTGAAGTTCCCCTCACTAAAAGGAAGAAATTGTAATGTAACTAACCCAGTAAATATTACCGCATGAACTGTGTAATTAAGGTCGTTATTTGCTGCGTTTTTGAATGTGAGCGCGGGGGTGTTGCGTTTCAATGATTTCCATGCGCGTCTGTGCGCGCAGATGTGCAAGAAAATGTCTCCCCTCACTACTGGCACCTCAGTCTGCTTCTGTCACCTTGTTTTTGCGACAGTCGGTGTTCCTACAGGACTGGACAAGACCTGAACAACTGCTCCACGTGCCAGACCATGGCCTGCATCATTTACAGGTATCTGCAAACATGCATGTCAGTGATGCCCCACCTCCACTACCTGTGCTCTCTGCCTGATGGTTATCCAGACTGCAGACGTCTGCTTTGCATCATAATTCACTGCATTCCTTCCCTTTCACAACACAGATTACTGTGTGGAAATTTCTTTCTCAAAGCTACCTCTCCTTTCCTGTCCCGCGTTCTGCTTCTCTGCATTCCTTCTTGTCTTTCCCGACTTTTACACATTTCCTCTCTCCTCTGTCACTTTCTATATACTTCTCCATCTGCTTTCAGCAATTTGGCTCCCAGAAAGATTATTTCAAATGTACTCATTCAGGATGTCAGTTTACCGCAtgatactcacacacacacacacacacacacacacctgcaagCACAGACACGCCGTCGCATATAAACttatatgcacatatatttGTCAAACATATTTCTTGATATTAAAAGAGACAATATTTTGCTTACTAATTTACCAAGATAAAAAGgagatttttttgtattaagcACCTTGAGACGGAACAAAAGCAAAAGGCAAAGATTATACACCATATTAGCATGTGTGTGGGAAGGCTGAATTGTCAAAGGGGCTGTTCTTTAATTATTTTCCAGCAGAAAATGAGAGTTTGATGCTGGCGGTCCGGAGATATTTCGTCTGGTCAATTTGAATTAATGTGCACGGAGGAGATGAAGTGGAACATCGACAGAAGGAGACGATGTGCTGAGCCAGTCTGGAGACCTTGAAAAGCCTATCTACTGctaggacacacacacacacacacgcacgcacacacacacacacacgcacacacacacacatgcacgcacacacacacacagacacacacacacacacgcatgcacaaaCACCCTTTGTGGCCTGCAGGGTTCGCTGCATACAAAAACCAGACCAGGCACACACAGCAGACGCTCCTAAACACGCTTCTCACGGCTGAATCGTCCCCAATTAGTTTTAGGACCTGCTGGAGCTAATCAGGTACAAGCTCCAGTCACAACCATTAGCAGGACTGACCCTATAGTAAGTAATGAGGCTGTACCACGATGACAGAGATGACAAACGCACATTCATACCAAAGAATACTAATAGTCCCCCTCCCTGTAGGCTTAGGGTTGGCATGTGCCCTCTTTCTCACGCTGTCTGGGTCTCTGTGCATTAATAAGGGATTTGCTCTCTGTTGGTGGATGATTTATTCATCTGGCGCTATTGTTGCTCCTTCTCATCTACATAACCGCAATTTTCCCCATTTCATTGATTTCCCCACCTCATGTTCTGTTAATCTCATTCTGTGTACTCATCCCGTCTCTCTCGCATTCTGTCGTCTGGATGACAAGTTCAAGATGTCATTAAGTCTCTTTCGGATGCTGACGGGGTCTCAAACCCATAATCCGGCAGGCACTTCTACTTCACTGGACACTGAACTCCCAGTTTTCTCAATTTCCGCCACAAAATATTCTCTACACATGATTCGTTTAGCTTCTTCTACTTCATTCCTATTCGGGCACAGTTCCgtacagacacagacaaacacacggCACATATACACAGCCTCGTGAACCTGCAGATGCCTGAGTTACCAACACAGGCATCCATACAAACTTCCACACAGGCTGACACACATCACACGCCGAACGTATgcgtgaatgaatgaatgatgtcACATCTCTGCTCTTCCACAGCGTGGAACATGAATTTCGCCTGCAGGAAGACCGTTTCAAAGGCGTTCTGGAATCCCTTGAGAGGGAGTATGACGTTCCAAGTCTAGAACCTCCTGTTCCTCCAATAACCAGCTACAAGAACAAAGTAAAGAAGCTGCGCAGGAAGTGCTTTTGGTGGCTCTAAACCCTGACTGGCCTGTTCTTTCAGTGGCTGTGGGGGAGGCTTTCAATATCTGTCATGGAAATGCAGTCTTTTGCCGATGATTCTCTGCCGAATTCCCCTCCGGCACATCTCCTGTTCAATTGGTTTGCCCCACGTCATGCTTTCCAGAAAGAGTCCAAGGATAATGTGCTCTAGGACCTGCAGGTGTCCCCGGCTGTCTTCCACACACCCACCATACTGCTACATGATACAAGAGGGACTGTCTCTGGTCAGTCGTAATCATGACAAGACTAAACCTTCTGGTCACACAGAGAAATGAACAATCCATCTCCTTTCCTTGAACGGCACAAGCCTCCATTGCTAGGAGAGTGATGGACATTTGTGATATATGGAGTATTGAAGAGATTGCATTGAATAACTATTACGGTGTCACATAGAGAGGAGGCGGAGGTCTGTGTGCTGCATCCTAATCATGCTGCAGTTGTCAGGTGTGCACCGGAGTTTACTTTCTCTGCCGACTGCTGATCACAAAGGTGGTACAGAGGGTGTCACACATGCAGCAGATGCTCTATAGCCTGGCAGTTATAAAGGTGGTGCAGAGAGGCTTACACACACAGCCGCTGCTCTGCAGACTGCCGATAATAAAGGTGGTGCAGAgggactcacacacacagcagatgcTTTGCAGACTGCCGATCATAAAGGTGGTGCAGAGGGCATTGCACACAGCTGCTTTCTTGCAGACTGCCTATCATAAAGGTGGTGCAGAgggtctcacacacacagcagctgcTGCTCTATAGACTGCCAATTATAAACTTGGTGCAGAGGGCTTCACACACAGCTACTGCTCTGCAGACTGCcgattatatactgtatgtggtgCAGAGTGTATTAGATGCAGCTGCTGCTCTGCAGACTGCCTATTATAAAGGTTGTGTAGAGGGTCTCACATACACAACCGCTGCTATGCAGACTGCCAATTATAAAGGTGGTACAGGGGGTATTACACACACAGCTCTGCTCTGCAGATTACCGACCATAAAGGTGGTGCAGAGGTAGTTGCTGCTTTGCAGGCTGCTGGCCAAAGTAACATGAAGGTCCGGAGGTCCGGTGAGGGATGGCTGTCCGCCTGATTGGTGCCTCCTTATTACAGAGATGCAGCCTGTCTTTTTTACTTAGTCTCACCAGTAACTGCAACAAAACAAGACCTACACTCTCCCATGTTAAGGTGGCAGGTTCTATGCCCCCAGTTACGAGGAAATCACGGCTTCCATGTAGACGGTCACTTATTTTTCTGCAGGTCAAACGTGAGTATATGCTTTCTTATTGGTATGATACCTATACTGCTCTCCTCCAGTCAAAGACATTTGACCCCTTACTAATCTGTACCTCCAGTCAGGTGCCCAAACTCTATCATTCTCTTAtcttttctgtcattttcccTTCTCTCCCCCACTCTCTACATCTATCGTTTACTCCGTTTCATTCCTTAGATCTCCTCACTCACTCCTCACCCTAACTAATGAAATTCACTTGCATAGGTGTAGATTTAGGAAGGGACAAGGGGTCTGGCCCCCATTTGTTGTTAAGAAAGTGAATAGCTGTCCCACTCAGAAATACGTGACCATCTAAAATTTTGTATGGTGTTGTATTAGCTGTGTCCCACAGGGCTACACATATCTAGCAATTATAATACAAGCACTTAAAACACATATAGAGGCAGAACAATATAACCATCCcatatttataaagcatttgCATAACCAGTTTTTTAAATTGTCTCCAGTACGATTGCATCCTGCAATCCCTCATCTGCTCTCAGTTCTTGCTCCGTTCTTTGTTAGCACTAAATCTATGAAAGCAAATAAAGTGTATTTTCAATTAGCCGTCATGTATTTATTCGCCTTTTTTCGCATTTTATTGGTTCtccagttgtgtgtgtgtgtgagggagggggaaCCTGCAACGTGGGCGAGGAAACACGGCCCCTCAGTGCAAACCACTTCTTGCGGCACTTGCACTAGATCCGGCTCGAAATTGAAAACTTTGACAGACGCCGGTGTGCGGGGCGGGCGTCCCTCGGAGGCCCATCGCTCTCATTTCCATTTCTCATTTCCTCCCTCTAATTCCAGACGCACGCACGCATTCATGCACAGGCATACAGGCACAGAGACGAGACGCATGTGCACAGGTGCAAGCATTCAGGTGTATACACTGGCATGGAtgctgactgggggggggggggggattctagGACTTGACCTATAGGGGGAGCCCGGCCCACTTAAGCAAAACAGGGCATCAAACCCCCCCCCATGATTAAATTTGTCGAGAGGAGGCAGTGGTcccccataataaagttttctgAACAAGGGGTACGAAATGTATAGGAAAAAAatacacccacacaaacacagagtcAGATATTATGCTTGTGCTCTAGGCTGTAGGAGACAAACGGTTTATTGAGTTAGACTCTGCTCATCATATTCTAAACatacttaaatattttctgcagttGCAGATAAGTTTTCATCCACCTTTTACCTCACACTGAGTGCACCGGATCCCACCCCTATCACTTGTCCTTGCTAAGTGTACAAAGCAGAAGACACCAGACTCCGCCTTGTTCTGGTCTGACTCCACCCCTTTCTTAACCCGGCCCCATTCGATAGGCTGGTTGCGTCAGTGGAGGGGGAGATCTCACCAGCTCACCAGATCCCAGGATGAACAGCACAGGAAAAGACAGAATGATGCTGAGAAACTCACAATGAGAGGATGTTCTCGGCCCATGATGATCACAGTGCTGTTGATGGGTCTCAGAAGAGTGGCCACGACATCTTCTATGTGCTTGAAGGTGTTGCCCTGGAAGACATTAGGAAGAATTTACTATGACCAGAACTTCATAAGCTCTGGACCCGAGAATTCGAACGTATCAGAATgctcctttgtgtgtgtgtatctgtgagcCTGAGCAAACACCTCTTTGAGGGAATGTCTGTACATGCAAGTGTGTGTGACTCACAGTCCATTCTCAACACTGAGTTAAGCCACTTTGACATTCTCCAAATCTGGAAACAAAGGTCAGAAATCATTGGTCTTTTCCTGTCTACTTTATTCACATTTGCTCTTACCGTGCTGCCTCATCCGTTCGGTTTAATTTGTCAGACTCAAATGTATGTCACACGTGCAGATGTGATTTATGAGGGATACACCAAGCATAAGGCACATCTCTCTCTCCGTCTGCTACTTGGGAATGTCCTCATATTATAAACGTTACAGTATTTCCCTACCGTGGACCACTCTCTCAGTTTGTGTATGggtgtgagagggagagagataaTAATATTAGCCTGACTTGTCGGTGTAGTAGGCGAGTGTTGACAGACTTTTGTTTTTGGCAGTGCAGCAGGATGTGAATCTGAGGAATCGATCCTCTGCTGAAAATATTACAGAACAGCAGGCAAGGCGACGAGCAGAGGGGAAAATAAGATATAAGAAAGCGATGTTGCTGAAAAATCTTTAGACCTGAGTCATGTACATGGTAACCCAAGGACAACCCAGTTGGAGGATTCAATGCAATATGCAGAGAGGGGATAGACTGATAGATGggttatttatttaacattgcTAGCGGTGCACTGCTCTTCAAGACATAAGACACAAATTGTCTCtcttaaaatacaaatttctcTCTTGCTCCAGGAACTGGAGCGGGCCCAGTACATGCAGGGTATAGTGTGCATATTGGCTGAGAatgtgatgatgacaatgattTGAAACTCAGCGAACTGCCTATAGATTTTTCTCTTACTTAGCATGTCCCACATTCGTCATACCATTAGGGCATGAGGTGCCTTGAGCTAACAGCTAGTTGTATTACTTTATCAGCGGAACCAGTGAGACAAGCCAATTTCCTATTCATTTAACAGTAGATCAAGATTTAGCCCGACATAAACGTTAGACCAGTGAATCTAATTGGATACCCGGGATCAAGTCTCCGATAAGAGAAACGGCTGAATGGGTTGTCATGTGGGTGCTCTAAGTGAGCCCTGACATGCTATCTTGCTAatccctgcccctccccccagtggcAAAATATCATATTGGAGCCACTTCTCAGCATTGCTAGTCCTCCCTGGTGGGATGCATTAGTAACATGGCTTTTGTGTTCTGCTGCAGATGTTAAGTTgacaatgtttttttaaaaaaaagaggtCGGACTTTGCTTCAGGATGATTTTATTAGAAATCTTCACCCCAGACAGACGCTCTTTGGCGTAATGCCTGCCTCAGCGTGCCACTATGTGCAGACATGGTCATACACCGAAACGCGTCTGTGGTGGGTGAGGATTTCTAATAAAATCATATTGGAGCAAAGTGCGACCTCTTTTTCTTATACTTCATTGGTTCTCTCATTGCGGTCCAGAATATTATCCTGTATTACTAGGATTGAACCCCGTTTTTCTGTACCAAGTGAATAATGTACTTCGCAAGCCGTCCTTCGCTTAGGATTATAGGCTATAGAAGTTTACGATAGCGGACAGGCTAAGCCCAGTGGCTAAACACAGAGCTCGTATCACTGTTACACTTGAGATTAATGCTAGCATGGACAGTATTTCTGTTAAGTAATACTCTGTGTAGTCTTTGATTGTATAGCTCCATGGTGGGTACTGTAGTATTCTTCGACTATGGCCAGGGGTTTGAATTTTAGTATAATTTAGTATAATATTTCACTATTTCATCACTGGGTGAGTTTGCCCCCTCGCCACAGCGCATCCTTGCTGCCACGCTGGGCAAACCCCCCCACAGGGAGGTGCCCCCCTAACTTACCACGTCCGTCCTGCTCAGCACCTCCAGGATGTTGCTGAGCAGCTCCACGCTGTTGTGCCGCCCGTCTCCCTCCTTGACTTGCTCCTGCATCCTGCTCATCAGGGTTGCGTTCAGTTCTCGGAGCATCATGGGTAGGAGGATGTCTCTGCATTCTGCGGACCACAGCGGGGGGTCATGCAGGAACAGTGAGCGGTACATTCAGCACTCAGGCTAACTTCCAAATGTATGATTTATATAATCGATTACTGAGCTATAAAACAATATCAggaaaagtaaaatatatacagacacttcctgggatacaatgGCCTGTGTTacaatattttgactttacaatgggtaaatgtttttcactttgaatacattattcaataaattacatgagatattccatataaaataggctttgtgctCATGATTTTGCCCAGCTGTAGGCTCATGTAAGTGTTTTAAGCAtatttaaggtaggctaggctatgatgtttgttaggttagatgtactgtattaaaatgcatctttGTCTTACGATATTTTCACTTTACGATGTTTATTGCaatgtaaccccatcgtaacctggCGAGAGGATGTATATACATATCATCTTCATCAGTTATTACGTATAAGGTATCCTTCAAAAAAAAGTAAGTCATgccacagtatgtatgtatgtacggCCACAGTGTCTGCAGGTTTTTGGGTTAGCATTCTGTTAGCACCTGAAATATAGCCAGAGGACAAAGGAATTCACATCCTGCCCTAGTAACAGCCATAAGGAATTAATAGAGGTGAAATCCGGCACGGCCCTATGACGGCCCACTGCTGCTTGATGCGGATATTTTGAACCAGACACGCACAGCACAGAACAGCAAGGGCCACCAAAAGCACAGCCAAAAGCCACGGCACATGACTCCATGGTCAGGAAGAGCATCAACGAACTGCAACAGCACCCCGTGTCCCAGCCATGA from Paramormyrops kingsleyae isolate MSU_618 chromosome 10, PKINGS_0.4, whole genome shotgun sequence encodes the following:
- the insyn2b gene encoding uncharacterized protein insyn2b isoform X2, which translates into the protein MGRRAADITNPVTELGVPLAEGRGWKMGGSEKVGGMLPQKWGPLCSVGVQTSPGLQALTSLKKRKHLGQSENTTSQQGGGDVTEAMVTSLLRISHESEVDATRESSQNTANSITQGAVNADGGGGVYCHRMIKVNAAQSGGPSSCQLKCNRSSRYTNGSIVASEAVGGVISDADEGVEPVPSTPVQQDRGRGTKDWQASPRPCPLAPRLCAKCGRRQTPASTCMSPTCRRRTALLKSSGGVPLTHPTPKSSSPPSPTHTYPKPSSSTPPSQRPTTQSTTQAPPTHTLFKQAIPAPQNPTDLQPSTPLPSTYTLPTPTTPFTPNKTPDSEAPAEPSIASSHQVDPALLFPDTHNHHVPLSTPTIPQCNGISGGLHSRLQSVEENLLYNQEKIKVLLNVIQDLEKNKALSEGRCSYRTGQDLNNCSTCQTMACIIYSRK
- the insyn2b gene encoding uncharacterized protein insyn2b isoform X1 produces the protein MGRRAADITNPVTELGVPLAEGRGWKMGGSEKVGGMLPQKWGPLCSVGVQTSPGLQALTSLKKRKHLGQSENTTSQQGGGDVTEAMVTSLLRISHESEVDATRESSQNTANSITQGAVNADGGGGVYCHRMIKVNAAQSGGPSSCQLKCNRSSRYTNGSIVASEAVGGVISDADEGVEPVPSTPVQQDRGRGTKDWQASPRPCPLAPRLCAKCGRRQTPASTCMSPTCRRRTALLKSSGGVPLTHPTPKSSSPPSPTHTYPKPSSSTPPSQRPTTQSTTQAPPTHTLFKQAIPAPQNPTDLQPSTPLPSTYTLPTPTTPFTPNKTPDSEAPAEPSIASSHQVDPALLFPDTHNHHVPLSTPTIPQCNGISGGLHSRLQSVEENLLYNQEKIKVLLNVIQDLEKNKALSEGRCSYRTGQDLNNCSTCQTMACIIYSVEHEFRLQEDRFKGVLESLEREYDVPSLEPPVPPITSYKNKVKKLRRKCFWWL